TTCCACCTTGCCCGAGACCTCCGGTCTTAACGAAACTGTCCTTGCAGGCTGGGCTGTTCCCATAGCCCGCACTTCGGCGGGATAATCACCCTTTCTGAAGCTCTCGGCTGTTACGAGCCTCGCCTGCTTTTCGGGCTTTCTTTTTTTTGCCTCCGGTTTGTTGTCGAGCTGATACTTCGCTATTAACAATCCGCCTGCTATTATCAAAAGAGGAAGTATTAAATTGATTGAAATGTTGAGTAGTTTCTTCATATTTATTCGTATGTCCCTGTTTGATTTTGCTAAAAATTCAGCTGCTCTTCTCCCAGCCTCCTGCAAGAGCCCTGCACAGTGCTATTCTCGCCTTAACCAGATTAAGCCTTGAATTCACGAGCGAAATCTCGAGTTCCTGCTGGTTTTCGATTGCATTGAGCAGGTATATATATCCCTGCTGGCCGTTTATGTACTGCTGTTTTACAGACTTTGTGTTTTTCTTTGCCATCTCGAGCTGTTTTTGCAGGCTCCTGAAATACTCATTCTCCCGCTGCTCGGTTTCGAGTGCATCTTCCACATCCTTCACAGCCGTAATAACGTTCTGGCGGTAGCTGCTTATTCGCTCCTGCAATACTGCCCTTGCCCTGTTTGCCTCTGCCTCACGCTTGCCTGCATCGAAAAGCGGGCCGGTGAGTCCGGCGGCAATCGAGCCGAGCCAATTGTCGAAAACGTCTTCAATATCGCTGTCTGCTCCGGAAAGCGAGCCGGTGAGAGTGAGCGAGGGATACTGCTGGGCGATAGATGCCGCTGCAGAATAGTCTGCAGAGCGAACGGAATTCAGCGAGCTGATCAAGTCCGGCCTTCGCTGGAGGAGCGTGGCAGGTACCCCCGCCTCAGGAAGCGCGGGCAGCTTGGGGATTTCTGCTTCGGGGTCGGCAGAAAATTCTTTCGGCTCTCTGCCCAGAAGAACAGCAAGCTGATTCTCCAGAAGATTAACGTTTTTCCCAGCATTTATAAGCCTGCCTTTTGCCGCCTCAAGAAGCCTTTCCTGACTGTGAACATCGGAGGCATTTGCCATTCCCTGACGGTACTGCATCCGTACAGTTTCGAGCGATTTGAGGTTTGTTTGAACCTGCTTTTCTATAATCTGCTTCTCAAGGAGTCCAGCTTTCAGGTTGTACCAGACTTCGGCTATATCAGCGCTCAGACTGATTTTGGCGGCTGTCAAATCCTGCCGGCTTGCCTCAAAGGTTTTCTGCGCTGCCTTCTGAGATGCATCAATGCGCTTCCAGAGGTCTATTTCATAGGAGGCTTGAAGGCCGGCGGAAAACTGATTCGAGTAAGCGGTTTCGTTCATTGCCTTGCTTCTGCTGCGCGAGCCCTGAGCCGAGTAGTTCACCTCGGGAAGCTTTCCTGCGCCAGCTTTGACAGCGTTTTGCCTTGCCTGCTCCATACGTGAGTAGGCGGCTTTGATTGTGAAATTGTCTTGCAGGGCATCTTCTATAAGCCCGCTGAGCCTCTCATCGCCGAAATGCTGCCACCATTTCTCAGGCAGCTTAGCATTGCCATTTCGGCTAAACTCCGCTGGAATCTGCCGGCTGGTCTCAATCTTCTCCGGCGATTTTGTGGAACAGCCTGAAAGAATGAATGCAGCAGAGAAGAGATATAAAAGTGTTATTTTCATATTTGCTTTCCGTTTTAACGAAACTAATCTTTCTGCTCTTGGCAGTTTTCTGCAATCTTTCTTATTCCGGCAAGAGAAAACTGGTAGATATGCTCAGCGATTTTCTCAAGACCTGCCTCACGGTTTTTCGAGTCTGGAATAACGCCGGAAAATATGTTTTTCGGCCCAAAAGCCCCTTTCGCCTGCATTACACCAAGCACTATGCACTGATTGATTATGCTCATTGCGCAGAGTTTTACCTGCCGCTCTTGCGCGTTTGAGCCCAGAATCTTGCGTACAATAGATTCAAGCAGCTCTGCCATTGGCAGGATCACCTCATGCTTAATTTCTTTGAGGATTTCGGTTTCCTGACTGAGCTCGTTTGAAAGTATCTTTCCGGCTGAGCCGAGCTTGCCCGGGTTGAGAAGCTGATAAACCTTTGCCTGAATAAATGCCCGAAGCTGATCTTCAGGCGGGGCATCCTCTCCGAGCCCGCCGTCGAGGGGGTATTTCTCGAGGGCTATTGCGAAAGCCCGCCGCCATACCTCCTGATAGAGGCGGTCTTTAGAGCCAAAATAATAATTCACGGAAGCTATGTTTACCTCCGCTTGGCTGCAGATCTGGGCGATTGTGGCGTTTCGATAGCCTTTTTCGGAAAAAACTTCCATTCCGGCCTCAATCAGCCTATCCTTTACCTCTTTATGCGTTTTTGGCATTTTCTTCTTTCAATTAAACGAACATTTCAAATGCTTATTTGAATTATGCGTTTGAACTGAGAATGTTCAATTATTTTTTATTGTGAGAATAATTTTTTGCCTAATCAGACAAAAGGAAGAGATAAAGGCTCACAGACAAACAAAGGGGAACCCAGAATCTTCAAGGAATCGCACGGACAGCCGCTCGGGAATAAGTGTTCGTTCTTGAAAGGCCCTGTTGGTCGGAGCAGAAAAAACCGTCGCCCGCACTGATCCGCCCTTACATTTTTTACGGCAAAAGAAACTCAAATCTCACGGATTGTTTCGGTGAATTCCTGAATCACCCAGTCCGGCGTTGATGCGCCTGCGGTAATTCCTGCAGAGCTGCAATCTCTCAGCATCTCCTGCTTGAGCTCAGATTTGTTCTGCAAGTGATATACGTTTTTGCATCCTTCACTGCACAGCTCGGCGAGTTTTCTGGTGTTTGCGCTGTGAAGCCCGCCGAGAACGAACATCACATCCACTTTTTCAGACAGCTGCTTCGCTGCCTGCTGCCTCCTCTGCGATTCTCTGCACAGCGTGTTTACCGCCCTTATCTCTGAGAAGTCAGCGTTTACCGCTGCCGCTGCCATATTGGAGAAAAATCCGTAAGACTGCGTAGTCTGGCATAAAAGAGCCGTTTTTTCGTGTGAACCTGCAAGCTCCTTCATCTGCTCGGGGGTCTCGGCTACCACAGCAGACTCAGTATGACCGGCGATTGAGATTATCTCGGGGTGCCTCGGGTCTCCTGCTATAACAACCATCCAGCCCTCAGCCTCAAGCCGAGCGGCCTTCTGCTGAACATGCTTTACCAGCACGCAGGTTGCATCAACTATGCTCAGACCTCTGCTCTGAATATCTTCGATCATTGCCTTTGTTGCCCCGTGCGAGCGAATCAGTACAGTGCCTCCGGGTATTTTATCAAGGCTTTCAACTGTAACTAACCCCTTATCAGCGAGTCTGCTTACGACATCCTGATTGTGTATTACAGGCCCGAGGCTGTAAACGGGGGATTCTTTTTCGAGCGTCTGTTCGGCGATTTTAATTGCATTGCGAACGCCGAGGCAGAAACCGCATTTTTCTGCTGTTAATACTTTCATATTCACCTTGTGTAATCAGTTTAATTTTGTTATTATCCAAAAACTTGAGTTCAGGGCAATTGTTTTGCCGAAATCGGCACAACTGTTCCTTTAAGCGCAATCTCTAAAATAATCTTATTTACAGGGGAAGCAATATGTATTGCAGTAAATGCGGCAGGCAGATCAGCGATGATGCGAGGTTCTGCGAGGGCTGCGGCGCACCGACAGCAGAATATAACTCGGCTGGAAGCAGCCAAAATGATTACACTCAGCACGATGCAGGGAGCCCTTCGATAAAGGTGAGCCCTACGTTCAATCCGCTTCTTAGTGTGGCATCTTTTATTCCTGTCCAATTGTTCCTCACGGCATGGGGAGCAGGTTTTCTCGGGGGGATGAGTTTGGGCGCAGTTAAGGCTTGGAAACTGGGGATCCCCGAATGGGCGCCTTTTGTTTTCTTTGGTGCGATTTTCTTTTTCGCAGTGCCGGCTTTGGTTTATTTTTTCAAGAAGAAAACCTACGAGAAAACTGAATACCGCTTCTTCAAAGACCGCCTCGAATATTCCGAGGGCTTTCTTACAGCTCAGGATAAAACAATCAAATACGATAAAATCACCGAGACTTCCATGCGAAGGGGGGTTGTGCAGAAGCGTTTCGGGCTTGGAACAATCTTCCTCGCAACGCCTGCAAGCGGCTATCAGCAAAACCGTGCTTCAAGCGGGATAAGGATAAAAGACGTTGAGCAGCCCGAAAAACTGTACTCTCAGATAGAATCCTTAATAGGGAAATAGCGAAGTCTGCCTTGGGCGGAAAATGCTTAACTGATAATGTTGACCTTCCTGCCGGTGCGGGTAGAATTATGCCGAGCCGAGAATCGGCTGCATATTCGATTGTAATTTTCTGAGAAAGGCAAACATTGAGCAGGCTCGAAAACATCCTTGCGGCAAGGTATTTCCGCAGAAGGCTTATAACATTCCTCGCTGCAGGGGCTGTGGCGGTGTCTGTGTTTATCGTTATTGTTGTGATGACGATAATGAACGGCCTTGTGCTGGATTTCAAAGACCGCAATCACGATTTCTTCGGAGACTGCATCATAAGCTCCACCTCCCTCACCGGTTTTGCAGGATTTGAGGAGCTAGAAGAGAGGCTTCTGGCAAGCGAAAAGATTGAGGCGGCAAGCCCTGTTGTAAACAGCTACGGGTTGCTCTCAAGCAGGCTGCTGCCCAGCAATATCGGCGTGAATATTATCGGCGTTCTCCCCGAGAAGCACTGCGAGGTTACCAGTTTCTGCGGGAGCCTTTATGAACCTGCCGGCAAGCCTTCCGATGTCTTTAAAACGCAGGGCAGTGATGCAGCAGGGTGCATTAGAGGTGTGGCAATGATGAATCAGCGAAGCGAAAGCGGAAAATACAACCACACCATCGATACCAGCATTGAATTCACACTCACCACATTCCCCCTGTCTCCAAGCGGTATGCCCGCGCAGGCGGGGGCGGATATCTCGAGCAGCAAAACATTCCGCCTTGTGAACGATTCGAACTCAAAGCTCGCAAAAGAAGACAACTACAATTTCTACGTGCCATTGGAAGAGGCGCAGCTGCTCTGCGGAATGGCAGGACAGAGCCCGAGAGTTACCTCGCTCCACCTTCGCTTTTCCCCGAAAACAGGGCTGCAGGAAGGCTGCCGAGAGGCAAGGACAGTTCTTGCTGATTTCAGGGAGGGCTATTCGGGAGAACACCCCGAGCTGCTGGACAACGTACGGGCAGAGAGCTGGAAGCAGTATCGAAGCGAGGTGATAGCGCCGGTGGAGAAAGAGCAGATTATGCTTACGATTATGTTCCTGCTTATCGGGATCGTAACGGTGTTCGTAGTGCTTGTGGTGTTTGTGCTGATAGTGAGCGGGAAAACGAAGGATATCGGAATCCTGAAAAGCTGCGGGCTCTCGAATGGATCCGTTCTTGCTGTTTTTATGAAATTTGCAGCGCTCACAGGAGCCCTCGGGGCATCTGCCGGAGCGATTGGGGCGTGGGCGTTTCTGAGCAAGATAAACGAGCTTGAAACATGGCTGTTTGAGAATTACGGCTGGCAGCTCTGGAACCGGAGCATGTATGTAATCGATGAGATACCCAATAAGCTTCAGCCGGGCGTGATAGCGCCGGTGTTTATATTTGCTGTGCTCGCCTCGCTGCTTGGGGCGGCAGTGCCCGCTGTGCAGGCTGCTTTTAGACGCCCGTCTGAAACGCTCAGAGTAGAAAACCTCTAACTCCTTGCAGGCGGGATAATCCGCAGAGATTTCACGGAGATATGATCCACAGGTTACACAGATTTTTTTCGTTTTCTTCACTGAGCCAGCCCGCCTGCGGCGAAAAGGGAACGAAGGGGATTAAAGAAGTTCTGCGAGAACGCTTTGCTTGTACAATAATGAGTTATCCCTGTCCCCCCTTGTTCTGTATGGTTTAATAGGAGTTAACCAGAGCGGGCGCCGGACGGCTAAAATTAGGCTTTACTTTGCTGGAGTTATTTGTACTCTTTGCGCAAATCATTCACTTACCAATTCTACCCCAAAGAGGAAATTAAATGGAAATTCATCATATAAGGAATGTTGCGATAATAGCACACGTTGACCACGGCAAGACAACGCTTGTAGATCAGCTCCTGTACCAAAGCGGTATGTTTCGAAGCGCAGATCTCGACAAGCTCGCCGGCGGACAACATAATCTTGTGATGGATTCTGATCCGCTCGAGCGTGAGCGCGGGATCACGATCCTCAGCAAAAACTGCGCAGTAAACTATACCACGCCCGAGGGCGAGGAATTCAAAATCAACATAGTTGACACCCCCGGGCACGCCGATTTCGGAGGCGAAGTTGAGCGGGTGATGAAAATGGCCGACGGCGTGATTCTCATTGTCGATTCGTTTGAGGGGCCGATGCCGCAAACAAGATTCGTTCTCGGGAAGGCTCTGGAGAACGGGCTCAAGCCGATAGTGGTTATAAACAAGGCAGACCGCCCCGATGCCAGATGCGATGATGTGGCCGATGAGGTGTTTGAGCTGCTTATTCAGCTTGGCGCTGATGATGAAACGCTTGATTTTCCGATAGTTTATGCCTCGGCGAAGGAAGGCTGGGCGCGAGCTGAGCTAAGCAGCGGGAATGACAATATGAAGCCGGTTTTCGATGCTGTTATTCAAAACGTTCCCGCTCCCGTATGCGATCCGAAAACCCCTCTGCAGATGCTCGTTACTACGCTGGATTATTCCGAGTATGTGGGCAAGATTGCAGTGGGCAGGGTTTTTGCGGGCAGGATCGCTAAGGCTCAGAAGGTTACGGTGATCGATAAAGAAGGCAGACACACCCTTCAGAAGATTGTTGATCTGTATGAATTTGAAGGTCTCGGAAAACGCCCTGTTGACTGGATTGACTGCGGGGATATCTGCGCTGCTGCGGGGCTTGAACCGGTGGATATAGGCAACACCATCGCCTGTCCGGATAAGCCCTCTCCGCTGCCGCTTATATCGGTTGATGAGCCCACAATGACAATGACGTTCCGGGTGAATGACGGCCCGCTTGCCGGCAAAGACGGCAAGTATGTAACAGGCCGGCAGATATGGGCGAGGCTTCAGAAAGAGCTGCAGACAAACGTTGCTCTCAGGGTTGAGCCCGGGCCGACAGGCGAGCAGTTCAAGGTTTCCGGCAGGGGGCTTATGCACCTTGGAATTTTGCTTGAAAATATGCGGCGAGAGGGATACGAGGTATGCGTAGGCAAACCGGAGGTGATATTTAAAGAGTTCGATGGTGTGCTTCAGGAGCCTCTTGAAATCCTCAGCATAGACTGCCCTATGGACTGTCAGAACTCTGTGATGAGCCTGCTTGGAGACCGCCGCGCTGAAATGCAGGACCTTACCACAAAATCCGGAGCGGATAATTTCGTTCATATTGAGTTTCTCATTCCAAGCCGCGGGCTTTTCGGGCTCCACGCCAGACTGCTCAACGCAACGCAGGGCAGAGCTGTGGTTCACCATCGTTTCGAGAGGTACGGCCCAATGAGAGGCTCGATACCGCAGCGTCAGGCGGGAGTGATGATTGCCACAGACCCCGGACAGGTTACGCCCTATTCGCTGGATAATTTGTTCGACAGGGGCTTTTTCTTTGTTTCGCCTGGAGACATTGTTTATGAAGGGCAGGTTGTTGGCGAGCACTGCAAGGATAAGGATATACCCGTAAATCCGGTAAG
This window of the Sedimentisphaera salicampi genome carries:
- a CDS encoding PH domain-containing protein — encoded protein: MYCSKCGRQISDDARFCEGCGAPTAEYNSAGSSQNDYTQHDAGSPSIKVSPTFNPLLSVASFIPVQLFLTAWGAGFLGGMSLGAVKAWKLGIPEWAPFVFFGAIFFFAVPALVYFFKKKTYEKTEYRFFKDRLEYSEGFLTAQDKTIKYDKITETSMRRGVVQKRFGLGTIFLATPASGYQQNRASSGIRIKDVEQPEKLYSQIESLIGK
- a CDS encoding efflux transporter outer membrane subunit, with protein sequence MKITLLYLFSAAFILSGCSTKSPEKIETSRQIPAEFSRNGNAKLPEKWWQHFGDERLSGLIEDALQDNFTIKAAYSRMEQARQNAVKAGAGKLPEVNYSAQGSRSRSKAMNETAYSNQFSAGLQASYEIDLWKRIDASQKAAQKTFEASRQDLTAAKISLSADIAEVWYNLKAGLLEKQIIEKQVQTNLKSLETVRMQYRQGMANASDVHSQERLLEAAKGRLINAGKNVNLLENQLAVLLGREPKEFSADPEAEIPKLPALPEAGVPATLLQRRPDLISSLNSVRSADYSAAASIAQQYPSLTLTGSLSGADSDIEDVFDNWLGSIAAGLTGPLFDAGKREAEANRARAVLQERISSYRQNVITAVKDVEDALETEQRENEYFRSLQKQLEMAKKNTKSVKQQYINGQQGYIYLLNAIENQQELEISLVNSRLNLVKARIALCRALAGGWEKSS
- a CDS encoding TetR/AcrR family transcriptional regulator, which translates into the protein MPKTHKEVKDRLIEAGMEVFSEKGYRNATIAQICSQAEVNIASVNYYFGSKDRLYQEVWRRAFAIALEKYPLDGGLGEDAPPEDQLRAFIQAKVYQLLNPGKLGSAGKILSNELSQETEILKEIKHEVILPMAELLESIVRKILGSNAQERQVKLCAMSIINQCIVLGVMQAKGAFGPKNIFSGVIPDSKNREAGLEKIAEHIYQFSLAGIRKIAENCQEQKD
- the typA gene encoding translational GTPase TypA is translated as MEIHHIRNVAIIAHVDHGKTTLVDQLLYQSGMFRSADLDKLAGGQHNLVMDSDPLERERGITILSKNCAVNYTTPEGEEFKINIVDTPGHADFGGEVERVMKMADGVILIVDSFEGPMPQTRFVLGKALENGLKPIVVINKADRPDARCDDVADEVFELLIQLGADDETLDFPIVYASAKEGWARAELSSGNDNMKPVFDAVIQNVPAPVCDPKTPLQMLVTTLDYSEYVGKIAVGRVFAGRIAKAQKVTVIDKEGRHTLQKIVDLYEFEGLGKRPVDWIDCGDICAAAGLEPVDIGNTIACPDKPSPLPLISVDEPTMTMTFRVNDGPLAGKDGKYVTGRQIWARLQKELQTNVALRVEPGPTGEQFKVSGRGLMHLGILLENMRREGYEVCVGKPEVIFKEFDGVLQEPLEILSIDCPMDCQNSVMSLLGDRRAEMQDLTTKSGADNFVHIEFLIPSRGLFGLHARLLNATQGRAVVHHRFERYGPMRGSIPQRQAGVMIATDPGQVTPYSLDNLFDRGFFFVSPGDIVYEGQVVGEHCKDKDIPVNPVRQKALSNVRASGKDDSAKVKPARKMSLEATLEYIQDDELVEITPNFVRMRKVYLKEADRRRADRKKQTEK
- a CDS encoding ABC transporter permease, translating into MSRLENILAARYFRRRLITFLAAGAVAVSVFIVIVVMTIMNGLVLDFKDRNHDFFGDCIISSTSLTGFAGFEELEERLLASEKIEAASPVVNSYGLLSSRLLPSNIGVNIIGVLPEKHCEVTSFCGSLYEPAGKPSDVFKTQGSDAAGCIRGVAMMNQRSESGKYNHTIDTSIEFTLTTFPLSPSGMPAQAGADISSSKTFRLVNDSNSKLAKEDNYNFYVPLEEAQLLCGMAGQSPRVTSLHLRFSPKTGLQEGCREARTVLADFREGYSGEHPELLDNVRAESWKQYRSEVIAPVEKEQIMLTIMFLLIGIVTVFVVLVVFVLIVSGKTKDIGILKSCGLSNGSVLAVFMKFAALTGALGASAGAIGAWAFLSKINELETWLFENYGWQLWNRSMYVIDEIPNKLQPGVIAPVFIFAVLASLLGAAVPAVQAAFRRPSETLRVENL
- the ispH gene encoding 4-hydroxy-3-methylbut-2-enyl diphosphate reductase → MKVLTAEKCGFCLGVRNAIKIAEQTLEKESPVYSLGPVIHNQDVVSRLADKGLVTVESLDKIPGGTVLIRSHGATKAMIEDIQSRGLSIVDATCVLVKHVQQKAARLEAEGWMVVIAGDPRHPEIISIAGHTESAVVAETPEQMKELAGSHEKTALLCQTTQSYGFFSNMAAAAVNADFSEIRAVNTLCRESQRRQQAAKQLSEKVDVMFVLGGLHSANTRKLAELCSEGCKNVYHLQNKSELKQEMLRDCSSAGITAGASTPDWVIQEFTETIREI